TACGGTACTGCAAAAACGAGGATATGACCGTTGTTGAGGGCGGTACTATTATAGTAAAAATAACTATTGCAAAAAGTATATTTTTAAAGCGTATGGGAAACCTTGCAAAGCCATACCCTACCATACAGCACACAGCTGTCTGTATAACAACGCTTATAGCATCAAGATAAAAAGTATTAAATAAAGCCTTTGGATAGTCTATAAAATTCCATACCGAAATAACGTTTTCAAGGGTAAACTGAGTGGGTATCCATACTATATTGGGGTCCTCAACCTGAGCCGCCGGACGAAAAGCAATACTGATTATATAGAGTAAAGGATATAGCACTATATAAGATATTTCCAATAAAAGTATTGCTCTGACAATGGCATATGCTATATGCCGTGTTGTTTTTAAAGCGTGTATCTTTGTCATATTCTCACCTCAATACTCGCTATGTTTCGTATTTCTTCCCACGAAGAAGAATACAAGTGCCAGCACAATCATTATAAGTACAAAATAGCCCCACGACATAGCACTTGCATATGCATAGCGCATATTTTCCTTGTATGCAACATCTATAAGCTTGATAACAGGGTTATCATAGCCTGTAAAGGAGTCAATAATACTGTATACAGTAGCTACAAGTACAGTGGGCAACAGCATAGGAAATGTTATTTTCCAGAACGAAATCCAAGCGTTTGCACCCTCAATCTGCGCTGCCTCATAAAAGGATTTGGGAATTGACTGTATTGCACTCAGAAAAAGCAATATCTGTATTCCGCTTTGCCATATGAGGTCAAAAATATTGTTTATTACTCCCGTAAGGGCTTCTGTAATTTTTGAAGGTACATTCATATTGTTGAGCATAGATGTAATTCCCGTAGCATTGAAAAGAGTTGAATTAACATCGCCCTTCATTATGTTCTGTGCAAATATATCATTTTTCAAAAGCGTTATTACTATTGAAGAGGCGATTATAACGGGTAAAAACAGTACAACTCTGGAAAAAGTTCTTCCTATAAATTTCTTGCTTAAAATAAGTCCTAAAAACAAGCTTATGGCAAGAATAAGAGGCACTTCCGAAACAATGTTTTTAAAAGCGTCTAACAAAGCAGGCAGGTATTCTGTATTTTCAAAGAAAATTTCATTATAGTTTTTAAAGCCTATCCATGCGCTTTCTATTCCGTCAGCTCCGAAGCTTATGCTCGAAAAGCTATAATACAGCGAATAAGCAATAGGCTTTATAAAAAACAAAACCAAGCCTATAAGCCACGGCAAAATAAACATTATTCCGTATCTTTCAAGCCTTTTTTCATAGGAGCTCCTGCTTTTAATTTTCATAAGCAACGCCCCCTTTTAAAAAGCAATAGCTTTCAGCCTTTACGGTGTTTCCGTTTACTGAAATATCCTTATCTGAATAGTTTACTATAACGCTGTAGCCGTTTTGGTAAACTGTTTCAAAAACGTCCTTTTCAAGCTCTCTGTGAGCTGTCATATACTGACCTGCGACAGCTTTATAAAAGCTTCTTGTACTGTTATAAAGAGTATGTATTCTCTCTTCCCACACAGCACTGTTACAGGAATAATAGCCTTTTTCAGATGTTTTATGTATTATATCCGTATTTCGCACAATAAGAGAAAAGTCGGGCGCTGCACCGTACTCAATACTCTTGAGAATTGCAAGCTCAGTATCTCCTTCAAGGTTTACCGAATTTGAAGCATAGTCGCATATACCGTGAATAACCATCTGATAAAAAGGAATATCTTTTGTAAGCATATCATACTGACTTGATTTCATAGGAACAGAAGAAATCATATTGGCAGTGCTTAAAGAGTATATAAAGGCATCTTTAAAATAAATACCCTCTGAAGCATTTGATATTTTTTCAAAGGCTGTTTGTGTGATATCCAACATAGCCTGTCTGTCAAAAATATTGTTTTTATCATAATCGGAATACAAATTGGCACCGCTGTTATAAATTCCGAAAGCACCGTTTATTTTATTAACCGATTTTGCTATTGTATCTGATATTTTTTCTAAATTCAAAGCCGATATAAGATACCATTTTTTAAAGCTGTGATTTTTATCGAAGGTATTGAGATAATAGCTGAACTGCTCTGCTCTTGCTCCGCTGACGCTTCGGCTTACTCCCGTTATAGAGGAAATTCCGTTTCCGCCCTTATATACCTTTTGTATATCAGCAAGCAAATAAATGTTTTTATTTTTTTCAATAAGAGTATTAATCTTTTTTACGTTTCCTATTTTTTTATTTATGGAAAGGTTTGTAGGTATTTTACCGTAAAGACCGCCCTTGAAAGCTCCAAGCATCGACACAGAAACGCTGCCGTTACCGTTTTGTTCAAATTTTTCAAGAGCCTTTGAAACATCATCAAGGGTTGTCAGCGTAACCTGTCCCGTATAGGGAATACCTAAAAAGCTTTTTTTGATTTCGGCAGAAGCAAGATAAGAAAGATTTAAAGCTATACCCTGTGATTTTTTATCAGATAAATTATATTTGTCAATTAAATAATTTCTGTAAAGCTCAGCCATTCCCGAATAATCGGCATTTTCTCCCTCAAGAAAATAATAGCCGACTCTGAATTTTTCTTTGCTGTAAGGCTTTTTGGGGACAACGTATAAAACTCTGTCCTCGTTACTCATTTCCGCCAGATGAGTGGTATCAAGAGCGCGATAGTTAAAGGTTACTCCTGCGCTGTTATAACTTGTTTTTATTCCTGCAAGGTCTGCATTGATTGTGCAGACAGCCGCACCGTCTTCAACTATTGCAAACATTGCCGATTTTTCGCGTTTAATTGCGAATATCGGCATATATACCTTTTCTTCAACTGTATCCTTAAACTTTTTATAAAGTATGGGATCCTCCCCGTAAACTTCTTTTGAATATCCGAATTTATATGAGGTCATAGAATTAAATTCTGCAATTGCGCCGCTTCCGTCGGGAACTAATAAATATCCCTTTTCATCTGCGTATGTTGCTCCGAAATATGGCAAAAGGGAAATTGAAATTATTTTATTCTCCCCTGTTTCTTTTATCTCGCTTGCGATAATATCTACGCAAAGTCTGTCCTCTTCAAGAGTAATTTCCACGGGTATTACAAAATTTTCTTCTTTGAAATTGTATTCAAAACGAACACCATTGCCATTTTTAGTGCCGGAAAGGGAGCTTTTATTTATAACTGCAACCTTTGAGTTTTTAACAAAGGTATTCTTTTTTGCATCTATGTATTCTACTGTTATCTGAGACATCATATTGGTTCTTTCCATACCCACGGCATTGTCATCGGGCTTTTCAAGAAACGGCTGTGAGCAATAGATATCTCCGGAAGCTTTTTCGGTTACAAAGAAGTCTCCGTTTGAAAGGTTTGCATTGAGAATAAGCTTCGAATTTTGGGCAATAACCTGCGTTTCCTGTGGCTGAGCCTCAGCGCAGACACAAAAGCCGCAACAAAAAACAGTTATAGCGGTAATAAGCACAGCAACAATCCTTTTCACGTTATTCCCCTCCTTCTTACATTCTGAAAACTATCTCGTTATATATGTTCATTATAAATATCAAAAACTGTTGTGTCATACTGAATACTATGACGCACAAAAAGGCTATCAATGCCATAAATACAATACATACAACAAGAGAAAATACGGTTTTTTTCATAGTAAACCTATGAACCTCTTTCATTCCTATCATAAGCAAAAGCACCGACCATATAATTCCTATTGTTGATATTATTTCTATAAAGGCTTGCTCTCTCAATACCAAAAGATTTGTCAGCACCGTATTTATAAAGGAAGCTATGATATACGGTGTCAGAGAAAAGCCTGTAACAGTGAAATTTCAATAAAAGTAGCTTCTCCCTCTGTCAAAGCACAAAAAGCCCAGTTGCTTACAATAAAGCAAGCGTACAGCGCAGTAATTATCGCCGCTTCAAGCAAAAGATTTACGTTTTCGATTTTTGCGGTGTTAAAGAGAAAGCCGTTAAGCACAAGAGTTAATATTCTTGCAATAAATACAAGGGCAAGCTGACAAAATATCTGCCATATCGCACCCGCCTTTTTATATTTTATCTGTTCTGAACAATCAAAGGGGGCCGTTATGTATTTAATGGGGTTTAAAAATTTTCTGTCAATCCATTGTTTCATCTTTTCCACCCCTCTTTTTTATATTATTAAGCTTAACTATTAGCAGTACAAACAAAACGACTGCGCCCAAAGCAAAAAAGATGAAATTCTTTCTCATAAATTCAATTCTGAAAGCGGAATATGCCATATCGTATTTTTCTCTGTCCTCAGACAAGGAAAAATATCTCATAGCAGTACGGTATTCTTCCTGCTTGTAATATCCCATACCTATACCCGATAAAGCCGCCTGATAATTGGCATTTTTCTCGTATATTTTCTGCCATATGGGCATAGCCTGCACATACTCTCCCTTGCTGTCGAGTATAAAAGCTTCTTTTATGCTGTTTGTATATTCGGTAGGAGAAAGCACAAATACGGCATTTTTTGTATTGTCAAGAACATACACCTTTTCACCGTATACAGATAAAGCACACGGATTTCTGAAGGTGCCCTTTTGTTCTCCTATACCTCCGAATACAGCCACAAGCACGCTGTCCTGAGAATATTGGAATATACGGCCTCTTGTAACATCAAGAGCATAAATAAAGCCGTCATTATCAACAGCTATATCCTGAAAAGAGCTGTCAAGAGTAGTTCCCGCATCTGATATAATACGAAGGTCGCCGTAATCTCCGTTTCCAATTTTACGTTCGGGAAAATCGGAATTATATTTCAAAATATTATTGCCGTAGGGATTGAATTTTTTTATTTCCTGCATAGAATTTTCAGTGCTTGCGGTAACGGTATATATAAAATCGTTATTGTCCACACAAACTCCTGTAAATTCAACGGGAATAGTCTGTTTCATATTGGCTTGCTGAGTTTCTGTGAAAATGTTTTTCCAGAACTGTGAAGCTATAACGGAAAGAGAAGCCTGAATTTTATTTGAGCCGAAATAGCCTATCATTTTTCCAAATTGGTCAACAGTGATAAGTCCGTTGTAGTCGCCCTTACACACAATCTGTATTATACCCGTAGAGTCTACACTCAGGCGCTGAGGCTTGAATTTAAAATCGTCCCCTACTATCTGAGAAGGCACAAAATCAAGCTTTTCAAAAATACAGGTATTTTTCTCAGCGACATATATTTCCCCTTTGTCGCTTGCACAAAGGAATATTTTTTCATCAGTTACAAAAATACCGGTACAATCAGCAAAAGACATATTCTGTGTAGGCAGTATTTCCTTGACAAAATTATCACTGCTGTCAAATACAGCCAATCTGTTGTTCTCGCAGTCTATAACATAAAGGTTTCCGTCTTTATCGTGAGCCATATCTGAGGGAGCAGAAAGCTCTTTTCCCGTTTTTTCTTTGACATCAAGCTTTTTTTCATAGATATAGGTTTGGGGAGAAGGTACTGCTTCTCCTGTTACAGAATAGGTATAATCGTTATAGTTGGAGACTGCATATGCGCTCATTGGCATTACAAAAAGCAGTATTGCAACTATTATAAATATTCTTTTCATATCGCAGTCCCCTTTCTTTTTATTCTTTAATTCCTGAATTTGCCATAGTTTCAATAATTTTTCGCTGAAACAGTACAAAGACAAGCACAGGCGGAATTATCATAAGCAACGTTCCCGCTGCACCTGCACCTGCACGGGACATTCCCGAGGATATTATCTGTGTCAGCATAGCAGGCAAAAGCTTTTTTGACTCTGTAAAAATCATTCCGTTACCATTGCTGTTCCAAAGTGACTGAAAAGTAAAAATAACAACCGTTATCCACGCAGGCTTTACGGCAGGTGTAACTATGCCAAAGCATATTCGCATCTCTCCCGCCCCGTCTATCCTTGCCGATTCAATAACGGCGTTAGGCACTGTGGACATAAACTGTCTTAAAAGAAATATACCCAAGGTTGAAGAAAAGACAGGAGCAAGAATTGCCATAGGAGTATCAAGCCAGCCTAATTTTGCAGTTATAAGATATCTGGGAACGGCAAGCACATTTCCTGTATATAAAAGCGAAAGAACTATTATTTTGTTATATAAATTTTTGCCGAGAAAATCGTGCTTTGAAAGCACATAAGCGCCCATAATACTGATAAAAACAACCGTTGTAGTTCCTGCAAAGGCTACAAAAACCGTATTATACACATATTTTGGAAAAGGTACTCTGAGATTTGCCGCTATGTCAAATAAATCAAGAAAATTATCGGCTGTGGGATTGATAGCATAAAACTTAGGCGGGAAAATGAAAAATTCCTCAACCGGCTTAATTGAGCTTGCAACGGTGTAAACAAGGGGAATTATCATAAATACTCCCAAAACAAACAAAAACATTATCGTTATAATATTTCCGCCCAAGGAGCGATTAAGCTTCTTTTTCTTCGAAATTCTGTTCATCTTCACCGTCACCTTCCTATACGGTTTATTCCTGTGTCTATAATCTTGTGTATCAGATACATAAACACAAACAATAAAAGAGTTATCGCACAGGCATATCCCATTTCATACCTTATGTTAGCATAGTCATAGGCGTGCAGGGTAACGGTAAGACCTGCGTTGTTTATACTGGGATATCCGCAAAGCTGAAGGCTTATATCTCCTGCGGAAAAAGAGGTAGTTATCTGAGTTATTGCACCGAAAAGAAGCATAGGCTTCATCTGAGGCAAAGTCACATACCAAAGCTCTTGCCAACGGTTATGAATACCGTCTATTGCGCCGGCTTCGTAAAGGTCGGGGTTTATCATCTGAAAGCCTGCTACAAAAGCAAGAAAGCCTGTACCTAAGCTGAGCCACAGCTGAACTAAAATTAAAATACCCAATATCATTTCAGGGTCTTTAAGGAAAAGCATAGGCTCATTTATTATTCCGTATTTCATAAGCAAGCCGTTTACAATTCCGTATTGGTCCGAGCTGAGTATAATCTGCCATACAACGTACAGCTGACCTGAAATTGAAGGCGCATAAAAAACGAAGGTGATAAAAGACCTGAGTCCTTTGCTCAAATCGTTTATAAGCCACGCTATAAAAAAGCACAGCACGTAGCTTAAAGGTCCTGTAATAACGGCAAAAAGCAAAGTGTTCTGTATAGCCGTAATAAACTCATTGTCAGACAAAAGCAAGGATGCAAAATTATCAAGACCAACAAAAACAGGAGTATTAAAATAATCGTAGGATGTAAAAGAAAGTATAACCGATATTATAATCGGAAAAAGCATAAACAGAAAAAAGAATAAGGAAAATGGCAAAAGCATAAGATAACTTACTTTTGACTTAGCTATTCTTTTTCTTAAAGAAATCTCCTGTCCTTTCATAATAATTACCTTCCTATAATCTCAAGCTGAGCGCTTTTTCTCTTAAGCTCAGTGTCTATTATTTCTCCGTACTTTTCAAGCACGGTTCTCGCCGTATCATTTGACAGTATAACATCGGATATAGCGTTTGTCAGATATCTGCTTACAAAATAATTTCCCGGCACCTGTTCAAAGGTGCTGACGTTTTCCCACTGTTCCTTTATAACCTTTACTGCACTTGAAGGCCACGGGATTTTTTCAAATGCGTTTTTATTTGCAGTTAAGTATCTTCCCGAAGGACCGAGAATTGTTTCAACCTCCATACCGTAACGGTATTGAGCGTCCTCACTTGTCCACCATTTCATAAACTCCCAAGCCAGCTCGTAGTTTTTACAGGACTTGAACATTATTGAAGATACTCCCGTAAACTCACTTGTACGGTTAAGACCGTTTTCATCGGGAGTGCCGGGAATTAACGAAATTGACCATTTGCCCGAAATTTCCGGTGCTGCAAAGGAAAGATAGTTATAGGTTGAAAGAGGCGCTATACCTATGGGCATTTCTCCTGTTCTGAAACGGTTGGGAAAATCGTAATACACAGGCAATCCAAACTCGGTATATAAATCGGTAAGCTGTTTAAAAGCATCTATTGCTTCGGTGCTATTAAGATTGTTGCCTGTAAGATTGCTGTTATAAAGCTCCACTTTGTTTTGCATCAGGAAAGTATACAGCATTTTTGGCGGCTCTGTATTTATCGTACCTGCAACGGTCTGAGTAATGCTTGGAATACCCACGTCCATATTGTTTCTTGCAAGAATCGGTACTATATCCTTAAGCTCTTTCCATGTTTCAGGAACTTTAAGCGAAAGCTCCGAAAAAATATCGGTACGGTAAAACATTACGTTAAATTCCTGAACCTCAGGCAGAGCGTAATATTTTTCCTTATAGCCATAAGGCTTAAGGGCGCTATCATAAAAGTTCTTCTTTGTAAATGAATCAAAGTCCTCAAAATCGCTCAAGGGGACAAGAATTCCTCTTGCCGCATAGTCAACAGGGGCGCTCATTCCGATATTCAAAGCAATGTCGGGCCCGTTTCCTGCCACAACTGCTTCCACAAGATTTCCCTGTACTAATTTCAAATTTACACTTGCGTTATTGTCGGTTTTAAAATATTTTACAATAAGATTGCTTAGGCTTTGAGCCTGGTCACGTCCCGCAGAAAGCCAGACATCTATTTTTTCTGTACCTTCAGCGCCGCCGATACTGTCGTAATCGACAAAAAACGAGTAAATAAAGCTCTTAAAAAGGCTCACTGCAGACTCAAAAAATCCTGCGTTTGCCTTAAGATTTTTTTGAAGATTATTTCCTAAAGCAATATAATCCACATATATCGGATAATTGCTTGCCGAAAGAAGCCAAGCAGAAAATGCGCTTATATTGGATTTAAGATTTGAAACTCTCGAAGCAATACTTCTCGGCTTTTCAATAAAGCTTTTTATCTGCTCTGAAAGAGTCATTACAGAAGAAGCCTGAGCCGCGGTTGAGTGGGACATCTCCTCCATGTTGTCAAGTCCCTTTTCCAAGCCTTGCATTATATTTGTAAGGCGCTCAATAAGATTAGGGACGGATTTTTCTAAGTTGTAATCACGGTAAAGGTCGGGAGATGTGCCAGTTATCATAATGATATCAGTATAAATGTCTGTTACATCAGTCAATAGCTTTTCAAAGTCAGCTATTATATCCTTCATTTCACCTGTTGTAACTTCCATTCTCAAGGCATGCTTTCCCTTTTCCAGATAGAAAAGATAAGGAGTGCCGTTTTCATCGGAAAGTGTTTCGATTTTCCAGGAACGGTCATACCCGAAGCCATAGCCTTCCATTTCCTTGAACGGTATTTCCCCGTCAATATAAATTGTACGGTAGCAGTTCATTCCGTTAAGCTCGTTCTGACGAAGCCTTAAAGCTATTTCATAAAGTCCGCTTGTTTCTACGTCGATATTCCATTCTATCCATTGAGAAGGAGAAGACCAGTTTGTTCCGCCTATCATATTAAGTCTTACTCTTTTTTCGTCAAAGGGATAAGTTGCACAGCTTGACTTATCAGCCAACGGATAAAGTAAAGCGTCTGACTTAAGAGCTTCCTTTTCTCCCTGTATTATAAGAGGCTCGCCTTCATAACGTTCATTTTGATAAGAGGAAATATATTGACTGTAACCAACAACCTTACCGTCAGTTGCCACTTCTATTTGTTCTATACAAACTCCGCCGTTTACAGCGACAATATCCAACGAATGTATGCCTTGTGTAAAAAAGAACCGATAATGGTCGCTCATTCCGTTCGATTGGTTATAAAGAGCAACTGTGCTGTACTTAGCTATTTGCTCCTGCTCAGGACGAAGCTCGTTTTGATTGCGGTCTGTTTCAAAAACATCATTTTTACTTGTATATGTACGCTTTAAAGAAATATCGTTTGCTTCAAAAAAAGGAACCTGCCCATCTATTTTAACGCAAAGCTCTATTTCACGCTCTGTTTCAACTACTGCGCAATAGGAAAGATAAATACAGTAATAGCCCTCCTGCTCTATATCAACCTTTACCGAGACACTATCACCTGCATTTTTGAGAATTACAACCTTTTCTCTGTCTGCATAGCTTTCAAAGATTGTATCTTCGCTTATGTCAACCTGAGCCTTTGCTTCAAACTCTTTAATCTCTCCGTTATCCTCAAGATATTTTCCGTATGTATAATTATAGCCCGAGATATCGGTATTCTGTTGAACACTGTTATTTTCAGCCTGAACTGCAAAAACAAAATTAAACAAAAGGACAAAGAACAGTAAAATTGCCGATATTTTACTTTTCAACATTTCCGACACCTCCTATAAGACAAAAAATACTACGATTTTTAAAATTTTAGAAATTACACTGATGGTATTCCCCTATACTACAAAAATAATATTATAAAAACAAGCTTTTTTCAATGGTAATACAAGTTAAAACAGTAGGGTATTTTGTCGTAAAATTTACTGTTTTTCTTTTTTTCTCAGGCTGCCCGGTGTACTTCCTGTATATCTTTTAAAAATGTTATAAAAATGCTTCTTATCGTTAAAGCCAAGCTCAGTGCATATTTCCTCTATCGAAATATCAGTTCCCAATATCAGCTCAATGGCTTTATTAAGCCGTTTTTTGTTGACGTATTCTACAATGCTTATACCCATTTTTTTCTTAAAGAATTTAGAAAAATACGAGGTGGAATAACCGAAGCGATCGGCTATATTTTCAAGGCGCAGATTGATATAATTGGAGTCGATGTAGTCAAGAATTGCAGGCATAGTTATATCAGTTTTCTGAGCCTGCTGTCCTGTTGCCATTCTGCCCATATGTATAAGTAACATAGTGAGGTAGGATTTCATCATTGCATAGTAGCCTTGCTTTTCTTCAATAAATTCCTTTTCCGCCTTTAATACTATGTCTTCAACGTATGCAATATCCTTGCTTTGAAGATGCATAACCTTAGGAAATTCAATGTCTTGCTCGCTAAAATACGTTCTGAGTAAATCCCACATATCGTCAAAAACAGAGTAGTAAAATATTACGTTTATTAAAAGGAGCTTATCTATTGAATAGTAGGAGTGGCAGTCACCTTTTTTGAGAAAAATAATGTCCCCTCTTTTAACGGTATATTCTTTTCCGTTTATAGTCTGAACGCCTACTCCCGACAAAATTATCTCTATTTCTACAAACTCGTGAACGTGTAATTCATTGACAAGAAACTGGTCGTCACGTATTATATTTATCATTTGCTTAAGTATGTTTTCCTGAGTGGTATATATTTTCATTTTTGCTTTTTCTCCTTTTGCTTTTATAAAAACATAATAGCATAATAAACAAATAATTTCAATATTTATAATTGTTTATATACCAAAACTCCTTTTGATTTTTTTGAATTTATGACAAAAAAACCCACTAATTTATCTCATAAGGCTATTGTAATTGCTTTTATTTTATACTATATTAATAAAAAAGGAGGTTTTTTATATGAAATCCAAAAAAATACGTTTTCTTTCAGCTTTAGTCAGCGGCGTGCTTTTATTGTCATGTGTATTTGCCTTGGCAGCTTCTCCCGTTTCTGCAGAAGCTTCCGTTGCTAAAGTAATAAGCCGTGTAACAGGCGAGTGGAGTATTGACTTTGTTCTTGATAAAAATATTGAATTTACAGGAGCAAATATCCATACTGATTACGCTGAGCTTAACGCAACTCCCGATTACGCCCTTATCGAAGAGGTAGGAGGCAAAATCCTTATAAACGGAATTCCTCTTAAGTATGCTAACTCTCCATATCTTCCCAGAGTTTCGGTGCAGTACATCGAAGGAAGCAATCAGAGCAATATTCATTTTGACCTTTATAAGCAGGACGGTGTTGCTCAATCCTATGACGGAAAAAATTATACAATCGAATTTCTCCCCGGTTTAGTTTTAGGTAACAGTGAAATTGAAGCCGGTATCCACACTCTTACGGACGGAAACTGGACTTTTACAAAAACTGCAACTGTAAGCCATGTTGAAACTGTTTCCATAACAGAAAACGAAATAACCTTTAAGGCATATTTTAGTGAAAATATTGGAGTTAATCAAATAAATGCGCAGGCAAGCGATACTGCTTATCCTGAGCTCAGAACAGACATTCTTTCAAAATTCTATTTTCAAAATGAGAGCGTTCAGGCTCTTCAGACTGCCGCAGGTCACGAGTATCAGCCTGTTATCAGCTTTGTAAGCTTTGAGGGCGAAGCTACCTATATGCAAATAATACTTGCAACCTCAGGTCCCGCTGCTTTCTCCGCTGACAGCAATTATATGTTCGCAATAGAAGAAGGCTTTACTGTAAACGGCTATAATATTCTTCCCGCAAGATTTGAATTTTCCAAAAACACTCAGGAATGGTCTGTTCCTGTATTGAAAACAGGCGATATTTCCAGCACCGAATATGAAATTCATATTATGCTTAATAAAAATGTAGGTCTTGACCTTGTCGGTGTTCATACTCCCTATACAGATGTAAACACCAATGCAGACCCCTCATACGAGCTTGTAAATATGCTTCAGAAATATGTATATGTAAACGGCACTCCCATAGGAACCGCATCTCATCGCTGGTTACCCCGTATAAGCATTGTTTCTGCAGGAAGCACAAACAGCAGACTTACATTCTCCGTTTATTCAGAGGGTGGAAACAGTATGTCCTTTGACCCTGCAGGCAATTATTCAATTGAATTTAAAGAGGGAATAATTTTAAACGGTTATCATCTTGCTCCTGCTGAGTACACAATGACCGCAGGTGTATGGACCTCCAACGTTGAAGAGGAGCCCGTTGAGCTTATCCCCGTTAGCCTCACAGGCGCATCTAACGCTATGTCAGACGATACAAATTATTTCATTCTCCACATCGGTCTTTCTCAGGCTATTGTAGATTCAACTCAAGTGAATTTACAGGCAAGCCCCGATATTTCCGTAAAAAATCAAGTACGTGAAGCATTTGTCTTCAACGGTATGAATCTGGGAGACAAAATTGCTGAAACAGGAAACGAATACTGTGCTATGATAAGCGTCAGCGAAAACGGCTTTGCAGTTTGGATTGATGCCGTAAACGCATTTAATATGTCTGCATCAAACGATATGTCCTTTGAAATCACCAAAAACATAGCTATCAACGGCTATGAAATCCCTGCAGGAAAATATGTATATTCAGTTGCTGCAGGCGGTTGGACTATGTTCTGCGATGCTAACTTAGACAATACAGTAAACGTACTTGACCTTATCAGCGCAAGAAACGTGCTTATAGGCAAAGAAGCTTCCGCTTTATCGGCTCAGGCTATGGACTATGACCGTAACGGCACAAGTGATTTGCTTGACCTTCTTAACATTAAAGCTTTACTTCTTGCATAAAGCTTAACACGTTTTTGCTCTTGTATACGAAAAACAAAAAAACACTCTGCAGTGATGCAGAGTGTTTTTTATTGTTATTGTAAAATATTAGTCAGAAA
This window of the Oscillospiraceae bacterium genome carries:
- a CDS encoding sugar ABC transporter permease gives rise to the protein MKIKSRSSYEKRLERYGIMFILPWLIGLVLFFIKPIAYSLYYSFSSISFGADGIESAWIGFKNYNEIFFENTEYLPALLDAFKNIVSEVPLILAISLFLGLILSKKFIGRTFSRVVLFLPVIIASSIVITLLKNDIFAQNIMKGDVNSTLFNATGITSMLNNMNVPSKITEALTGVINNIFDLIWQSGIQILLFLSAIQSIPKSFYEAAQIEGANAWISFWKITFPMLLPTVLVATVYSIIDSFTGYDNPVIKLIDVAYKENMRYAYASAMSWGYFVLIMIVLALVFFFVGRNTKHSEY
- a CDS encoding sugar ABC transporter permease; the encoded protein is MKGQEISLRKRIAKSKVSYLMLLPFSLFFFLFMLFPIIISVILSFTSYDYFNTPVFVGLDNFASLLLSDNEFITAIQNTLLFAVITGPLSYVLCFFIAWLINDLSKGLRSFITFVFYAPSISGQLYVVWQIILSSDQYGIVNGLLMKYGIINEPMLFLKDPEMILGILILVQLWLSLGTGFLAFVAGFQMINPDLYEAGAIDGIHNRWQELWYVTLPQMKPMLLFGAITQITTSFSAGDISLQLCGYPSINNAGLTVTLHAYDYANIRYEMGYACAITLLLFVFMYLIHKIIDTGINRIGR
- a CDS encoding helix-turn-helix domain-containing protein — encoded protein: MKIYTTQENILKQMINIIRDDQFLVNELHVHEFVEIEIILSGVGVQTINGKEYTVKRGDIIFLKKGDCHSYYSIDKLLLINVIFYYSVFDDMWDLLRTYFSEQDIEFPKVMHLQSKDIAYVEDIVLKAEKEFIEEKQGYYAMMKSYLTMLLIHMGRMATGQQAQKTDITMPAILDYIDSNYINLRLENIADRFGYSTSYFSKFFKKKMGISIVEYVNKKRLNKAIELILGTDISIEEICTELGFNDKKHFYNIFKRYTGSTPGSLRKKEKQ
- a CDS encoding extracellular solute-binding protein, which gives rise to MLKSKISAILLFFVLLFNFVFAVQAENNSVQQNTDISGYNYTYGKYLEDNGEIKEFEAKAQVDISEDTIFESYADREKVVILKNAGDSVSVKVDIEQEGYYCIYLSYCAVVETEREIELCVKIDGQVPFFEANDISLKRTYTSKNDVFETDRNQNELRPEQEQIAKYSTVALYNQSNGMSDHYRFFFTQGIHSLDIVAVNGGVCIEQIEVATDGKVVGYSQYISSYQNERYEGEPLIIQGEKEALKSDALLYPLADKSSCATYPFDEKRVRLNMIGGTNWSSPSQWIEWNIDVETSGLYEIALRLRQNELNGMNCYRTIYIDGEIPFKEMEGYGFGYDRSWKIETLSDENGTPYLFYLEKGKHALRMEVTTGEMKDIIADFEKLLTDVTDIYTDIIMITGTSPDLYRDYNLEKSVPNLIERLTNIMQGLEKGLDNMEEMSHSTAAQASSVMTLSEQIKSFIEKPRSIASRVSNLKSNISAFSAWLLSASNYPIYVDYIALGNNLQKNLKANAGFFESAVSLFKSFIYSFFVDYDSIGGAEGTEKIDVWLSAGRDQAQSLSNLIVKYFKTDNNASVNLKLVQGNLVEAVVAGNGPDIALNIGMSAPVDYAARGILVPLSDFEDFDSFTKKNFYDSALKPYGYKEKYYALPEVQEFNVMFYRTDIFSELSLKVPETWKELKDIVPILARNNMDVGIPSITQTVAGTINTEPPKMLYTFLMQNKVELYNSNLTGNNLNSTEAIDAFKQLTDLYTEFGLPVYYDFPNRFRTGEMPIGIAPLSTYNYLSFAAPEISGKWSISLIPGTPDENGLNRTSEFTGVSSIMFKSCKNYELAWEFMKWWTSEDAQYRYGMEVETILGPSGRYLTANKNAFEKIPWPSSAVKVIKEQWENVSTFEQVPGNYFVSRYLTNAISDVILSNDTARTVLEKYGEIIDTELKRKSAQLEIIGR
- a CDS encoding carbohydrate ABC transporter permease; this translates as MNRISKKKKLNRSLGGNIITIMFLFVLGVFMIIPLVYTVASSIKPVEEFFIFPPKFYAINPTADNFLDLFDIAANLRVPFPKYVYNTVFVAFAGTTTVVFISIMGAYVLSKHDFLGKNLYNKIIVLSLLYTGNVLAVPRYLITAKLGWLDTPMAILAPVFSSTLGIFLLRQFMSTVPNAVIESARIDGAGEMRICFGIVTPAVKPAWITVVIFTFQSLWNSNGNGMIFTESKKLLPAMLTQIISSGMSRAGAGAAGTLLMIIPPVLVFVLFQRKIIETMANSGIKE